A window of Romeriopsis navalis LEGE 11480 genomic DNA:
GCTGAAGATTTGACGCAAGAGGTCTTTGTCGATTTCTGGCAAAAACAGAAATACGACCCAGACCGAGGCAGTCTCATCACCTTTTTGCTGATGATGACGCGATCGCGGGCACTCAACCGCATCCGCAAACGCCAATCCAGGCAGCAACTAGTGCAACGCTGGGAAAAAGTCATGCCCATGAGCCATGCTGATGAATCTTTTGATCAAGCCGCTCTCTCCGAACTTTCCGTGCAAATCCGCAATGCGTTGCAAGAGATCCCCGAAGCCCAGCGTCAAGTTTTAGAACTGGCCTACTACGAAGGTCTGAGCCAATCAGAAATTACTGAACGGCTCGAGATCCCCCTCGGAACTGTTAAAACGCGATCGCGTCAAGGATTGCTCAAACTTCGCAAACTCCTACACAACCTTATGGACTAACCCAGTAAACGCTGATTATGGATAAGTTGAATTGGTCTGATAACCCCGAATATTTAGAAGCACTGCTCGCTGGTTATGCTTTAGGTGACTTGTCACCGGAAGAAATGGATCAGGTGCAAAGTTACCTTGAACAAAACCCAGCATCCGCCGATGAATTGACCAAGCTCCAAACGACATTGGCCCTCTTGCCGCTGTCACTGCCGGAAGCGCCGCCATCACCCGATCTGAAAAGTCGCATTTTGGCAGCAGCGGCACGGAGTGATATGCCGCCGGCAGTCATCCCGACGACAAACGATGCATCGCGATCGACGCCCAACTCAACCGTTGAATTGCCATCGCTTCAACCACCCGCGCCCGGTGCACCA
This region includes:
- a CDS encoding sigma-70 family RNA polymerase sigma factor gives rise to the protein MLLTRTLVGDRKILQPENHPNLSELYDTYGEAVYRLSLRMLNNASDAEDLTQEVFVDFWQKQKYDPDRGSLITFLLMMTRSRALNRIRKRQSRQQLVQRWEKVMPMSHADESFDQAALSELSVQIRNALQEIPEAQRQVLELAYYEGLSQSEITERLEIPLGTVKTRSRQGLLKLRKLLHNLMD